A single genomic interval of Streptomyces sp. 1222.5 harbors:
- a CDS encoding class I SAM-dependent methyltransferase, which produces MPSTPPTPYVTNVTPDTTDTFLEPRRGNCPWCGSVRLRTRLRASDPLRHRPGIYCLDACDDCGHVFQNPRLTAEGFAFFHRDFYERQLEELTARIVPARTLRRRHRTAAYRLSALPEPESWLDVGTGHAHFPAAAKEFFPYTSFDGLDPTDRVEQARREGRIEEAHRGHLTTPGMTARLRARYDVVSMFHQLQHAPDPRAELRAALAALRPGGHLIVELPDPRCGLATLLGRWWLPHGQPRHLHLPPRANLRAELESLGCTVLVTDRRDPHLPYDLSAAVALAVAHVHPLLREAATPVQALAAAVDRSLAPLLRRTPLSNAYRVVARKDRRLATPPAQPRSTSA; this is translated from the coding sequence ATGCCGAGCACGCCCCCCACGCCGTACGTCACCAACGTCACCCCGGACACCACCGACACGTTCCTGGAGCCGCGCCGCGGGAACTGCCCCTGGTGCGGCTCCGTACGGCTGCGCACTCGGCTGCGCGCGTCCGACCCGCTGCGCCACCGGCCGGGGATCTACTGCCTCGACGCCTGCGACGACTGCGGCCACGTCTTCCAGAACCCCCGCCTCACGGCCGAGGGCTTCGCCTTCTTCCACCGGGACTTCTACGAGAGGCAGCTGGAGGAGCTCACCGCCCGGATCGTGCCGGCCCGCACGCTCCGCCGCCGGCACCGCACCGCCGCGTACCGCCTGTCGGCCCTGCCCGAACCGGAGAGCTGGCTGGACGTGGGCACGGGCCACGCCCACTTCCCCGCGGCGGCCAAGGAGTTCTTCCCCTACACCAGCTTCGACGGCCTCGACCCCACGGACCGCGTGGAGCAGGCCCGGCGGGAGGGCCGGATCGAGGAGGCCCACCGGGGCCACCTCACGACCCCCGGCATGACGGCCCGGCTGCGCGCCCGCTACGACGTGGTCAGCATGTTCCACCAGCTCCAGCACGCCCCCGACCCGCGCGCCGAACTCCGCGCCGCCCTCGCCGCGCTGCGCCCCGGCGGCCACCTGATCGTCGAGCTCCCGGACCCGAGGTGCGGCCTCGCCACCCTGCTCGGCAGGTGGTGGCTGCCCCACGGCCAGCCCCGCCACCTGCACCTGCCGCCGCGGGCCAACCTCCGCGCCGAACTGGAGAGCCTCGGCTGCACGGTCCTCGTCACGGACCGCCGGGATCCGCACCTGCCCTACGACCTGTCGGCGGCCGTCGCCCTGGCCGTGGCCCATGTCCACCCGCTGCTGCGGGAGGCGGCCACCCCGGTGCAGGCGCTGGCCGCGGCCGTGGACCGGAGCCTGGCCCCGCTGCTGCGCCGCACCCCGCTCTCCAACGCGTACCGCGTCGTCGCCCGCAAGGACCGCCGCCTCGCCACGCCGCCCGCTCAGCCCCGCAGTACCAGCGCCTGA
- a CDS encoding bifunctional adenosylcobinamide kinase/adenosylcobinamide-phosphate guanylyltransferase — protein sequence MEITLLGTGAPAGLPRPDCPCAVCATALGPDARAATALLVDGTLLLDLTPGAAFAAARAGHSLGGVRQVLLSHPHDGPPVEVPAGLPQPVRVPDGRELTLLTGHRVRAVAMDAGGTGYAVTGPDGQRLLYLPPGGAPAGLEEATAESYHLVLADVVGRPDALARLRAVGAVGPTTDVLAVHLDHDVPSGAELRRRLAAAGARAVPDGTTVVAGGYEDVPDVPRRTLVLGGARSGKSVEAERRLESFPEVLYVATGGTRGGDTEWAERVAVHRDRRPGSWRTAETTDLVPLLAEDGPPLLIDCLSLWLTDAMDAVGAWDDAEWAGGGEKALRERVREVTSAVRRTRRTVVAVSNEVGSGIVPATASGRRYRDELGRLNAAFGAECEHVLLVVAGQALVLRG from the coding sequence GTGGAAATCACTCTGCTCGGTACCGGTGCCCCGGCGGGTCTGCCTCGCCCCGACTGCCCCTGCGCCGTGTGCGCGACCGCACTGGGGCCGGACGCCCGGGCGGCGACCGCACTGCTCGTGGACGGGACGCTGCTGCTGGACCTGACGCCGGGCGCGGCGTTCGCGGCGGCACGGGCGGGGCATTCGCTGGGCGGGGTGCGGCAGGTGCTGCTGTCGCACCCGCACGACGGTCCCCCGGTGGAGGTGCCGGCCGGACTGCCCCAGCCCGTGCGGGTGCCGGACGGACGGGAGTTGACGCTGCTGACGGGTCATCGGGTACGGGCCGTGGCGATGGACGCGGGCGGCACGGGGTACGCGGTGACCGGGCCGGACGGGCAGCGGCTGCTGTACCTGCCGCCGGGCGGGGCCCCGGCGGGCCTGGAGGAGGCGACGGCGGAGTCGTACCACCTGGTCCTCGCGGACGTGGTGGGCCGCCCGGACGCGCTGGCCCGGCTGCGGGCGGTGGGTGCCGTCGGTCCGACGACCGATGTGCTCGCCGTCCACCTCGACCACGACGTGCCGTCCGGCGCGGAGTTGCGGCGGCGGCTCGCTGCGGCCGGCGCGCGGGCGGTGCCGGACGGTACGACGGTGGTGGCCGGTGGGTACGAGGACGTGCCGGACGTGCCGCGCCGGACGCTGGTGCTGGGCGGGGCGCGCTCGGGGAAGTCGGTGGAGGCGGAGCGGCGGCTGGAGTCCTTCCCGGAGGTGCTGTACGTGGCGACCGGCGGGACGCGGGGCGGGGACACCGAGTGGGCGGAGCGGGTGGCGGTGCACCGGGACCGGCGGCCCGGGTCGTGGCGGACGGCCGAGACCACGGATCTGGTGCCGCTGCTGGCCGAGGACGGCCCGCCGCTGCTGATCGACTGTCTGTCGCTGTGGCTGACGGACGCCATGGACGCGGTGGGGGCCTGGGACGACGCGGAGTGGGCGGGCGGCGGTGAGAAGGCGCTGCGGGAACGGGTGCGGGAGGTGACGTCGGCCGTGCGCCGTACTCGGCGGACGGTGGTCGCGGTGTCCAACGAGGTCGGCTCCGGCATCGTGCCGGCGACCGCGTCCGGCCGGCGGTACCGGGACGAACTGGGGCGGCTGAACGCGGCGTTCGGGGCGGAGTGCGAGCACGTGCTGCTGGTGGTCGCGGGTCAGGCGCTGGTACTGCGGGGCTGA